Proteins from one Romboutsia sp. CE17 genomic window:
- the udk gene encoding uridine kinase encodes MKNNKRPLIIGITGGTGSGKSTVCKSIIENIPEENISILEQDAYYKDQSHLSFEERLKTNYDHPLSFDNKLLIQHIEDLCEGKSVEKPVYDYEIHTRKLDETITIAPKDIIIVEGIMILEDEELRDKLDIKIYVDTEDDIRILRRIQRDIKERGRTVDSVIDQYLSTVKPAHDQFVEPYKKYADIIMPEGGHNQVAIDIVISKIRSELNLTH; translated from the coding sequence ATGAAGAATAATAAGAGACCACTTATAATAGGAATAACTGGAGGAACTGGATCTGGGAAAAGTACAGTTTGTAAATCTATAATAGAAAATATACCAGAAGAAAATATATCAATTTTAGAGCAAGATGCGTATTATAAGGATCAAAGTCACTTGAGTTTTGAAGAAAGATTAAAAACTAATTATGATCATCCACTTTCTTTTGATAATAAACTTTTAATACAACATATAGAAGATTTATGTGAAGGAAAGTCTGTTGAAAAGCCAGTATATGATTATGAAATTCATACAAGAAAATTAGATGAAACTATAACAATAGCTCCAAAAGATATAATAATAGTTGAAGGTATTATGATATTAGAAGATGAAGAGTTAAGAGATAAATTGGATATAAAGATATATGTTGATACAGAAGATGATATAAGAATTCTTAGAAGAATACAAAGAGATATAAAAGAAAGAGGTAGAACAGTAGATTCAGTAATAGATCAATATTTAAGTACTGTTAAACCAGCTCATGATCAATTTGTAGAGCCATATAAAAAATATGCGGATATAATAATGCCAGAAGGTGGGCATAATCAAGTTGCAATAGATATAGTAATATCTAAAATAAGAAGTGAATTGAATTTAACACACTAA
- a CDS encoding peptidase U32 family protein, with protein MINKIELQAPARDLETLKIAIESGADAVYIGGESYGMKTSSKDFTKEEIVKGVNFAHERGKKVYVAINLLPHNQDFVYLEEYLLELQEAKVDALIISEPGVLDTIRKVVPNMRLHLTTIANVNNYATANFWYEQGIRRVAVSRELSLKEIQGIKANIPFDMDIEAFVHGGMCMSYSGRKLLTSYISTRDINLYSENKKYNLVEEKRQGEYCPVYEDEGGTFFFSSRDLCMIEFIPELIKSGIDSFSIEGRMKDAKYVETVVKAYRKAIDDFYKDPQNYKFDESLMKDIRNSNYREYTTGFYLEETKIYDEEYFKHLN; from the coding sequence ATGATAAATAAAATAGAACTTCAAGCCCCCGCAAGGGATTTAGAAACACTAAAGATAGCAATAGAATCTGGAGCTGATGCTGTTTATATAGGTGGAGAATCTTATGGAATGAAAACATCATCTAAAGATTTTACAAAAGAAGAAATAGTAAAAGGTGTAAATTTTGCTCATGAAAGAGGAAAGAAAGTGTATGTAGCTATAAATTTACTTCCTCACAATCAAGATTTTGTTTATTTAGAAGAGTATTTATTAGAATTACAAGAAGCTAAAGTTGATGCATTAATAATATCTGAGCCAGGTGTTTTAGACACAATAAGAAAAGTAGTTCCTAATATGAGATTACACTTAACTACTATAGCGAATGTAAATAATTATGCAACAGCAAACTTTTGGTATGAACAAGGAATAAGAAGAGTTGCAGTATCAAGAGAATTATCACTTAAAGAAATACAAGGAATAAAGGCTAATATTCCTTTTGATATGGATATTGAAGCTTTTGTTCATGGCGGAATGTGTATGTCTTACTCTGGAAGAAAGTTACTAACTAGTTATATATCAACTAGAGATATAAATCTTTATTCAGAAAATAAAAAATACAATTTAGTTGAAGAAAAAAGACAAGGAGAATACTGCCCTGTATACGAAGATGAAGGTGGAACATTCTTCTTTAGTTCTAGAGATCTGTGTATGATAGAATTCATACCAGAGCTTATAAAATCAGGAATTGATAGCTTTAGTATAGAAGGAAGAATGAAAGATGCAAAATATGTAGAAACGGTAGTAAAGGCATATAGAAAAGCTATAGATGATTTTTATAAAGACCCTCAAAATTATAAGTTTGATGAGTCACTTATGAAAGACATAAGAAATAGTAACTACAGAGAATATACAACAGGATTCTATTTAGAAGAGACAAAAATATATGATGAAGAATATTTCAAACATCTTAACTAA
- a CDS encoding O-methyltransferase: MSNIVNNLVEEYIRTTLKDKEGLLRELEVYAAEHNVPIVHKEVSDLLKVLLKLDKPKTILEVGCAIGYSSILFATTVGSEVKITTVERNESMIEKAKENIKRAGFENNITILEGDAEELLPKVEGEFDMIFLDAAKGQYKLFYDMVIDKLKVGGLLISDNILYKGMVAHDDFVVRRKKTIVKRMRNYLDYICNCDYLSTSLIPIGDGVALSYKEKERGTK; the protein is encoded by the coding sequence TTGAGTAATATAGTAAATAACTTAGTAGAAGAATATATAAGAACTACTCTTAAAGATAAAGAAGGCTTATTAAGAGAATTAGAAGTTTACGCTGCAGAGCATAATGTACCAATAGTACATAAAGAAGTTTCTGACTTACTAAAGGTACTATTAAAATTGGACAAACCTAAAACAATATTAGAAGTTGGATGTGCGATTGGATATTCTTCTATACTTTTTGCAACAACAGTTGGTAGTGAGGTTAAAATAACTACTGTTGAAAGAAATGAATCTATGATAGAAAAAGCTAAAGAAAATATAAAAAGAGCTGGATTTGAAAATAATATAACTATACTAGAAGGAGATGCAGAAGAATTGCTGCCTAAAGTTGAAGGTGAATTTGATATGATATTCTTAGATGCAGCAAAAGGACAGTATAAATTATTTTATGATATGGTTATAGATAAGCTGAAGGTCGGAGGACTTTTAATTTCTGATAACATTTTATACAAAGGAATGGTAGCGCATGATGATTTTGTAGTTAGAAGAAAAAAAACTATAGTAAAAAGAATGAGAAATTATTTAGATTATATATGTAATTGTGATTATTTAAGCACATCGCTAATTCCAATAGGAGATGGAGTAGCTCTTAGCTATAAAGAAAAAGAAAGAGGGACAAAATAA
- the mltG gene encoding endolytic transglycosylase MltG: MNLKGNKLKIIGITSIILVILIGAFVVYEIGPYNRKSKKDIIIDIPTGSSVNSISNILYENQLIKNKTLFKVLVKLSNNAEEIKAGKYLISQTYSNKDILELLVSGKVYNDGIKVTIPEGSTSKEIVSILVDKKIGKKDKYDDLINNPSKLYDKFRFLKENDIKSLEGFLYPSTYYFKEGDSEEKVISTMLSQFDKEYTDKLVKRQKELNMTLEEVVNIASIIEKEAVLDEDRPIIASVFYNRLDIDMPLQSDATIQYVFDERKKIVTYADLKIDSPYNTYINKGLPPTPIASPGIKSIKAALYPEKTDYLYFVATIDGGNNYSVTYEEHLKYVQEYKDARDKLQKENNTSTNKN, encoded by the coding sequence ATGAATTTAAAAGGGAATAAACTTAAGATAATAGGAATAACTTCTATTATATTAGTGATTCTTATAGGGGCTTTTGTAGTTTATGAAATTGGACCTTATAATAGAAAAAGCAAGAAGGATATAATTATAGATATACCTACAGGCTCAAGTGTTAATAGTATATCTAATATTCTATATGAAAATCAATTAATAAAAAATAAGACTTTATTTAAAGTTTTAGTAAAGTTAAGCAATAATGCTGAAGAAATAAAAGCAGGTAAGTATTTAATAAGTCAAACGTATTCAAATAAAGATATATTAGAACTTTTAGTTTCTGGTAAAGTATATAATGATGGTATAAAAGTAACAATACCAGAAGGATCGACGTCTAAGGAGATTGTTTCTATTCTTGTAGATAAAAAAATAGGGAAAAAAGATAAGTATGATGATTTAATTAATAATCCATCAAAACTTTATGATAAGTTTAGATTTTTAAAAGAAAATGATATTAAATCTTTAGAAGGTTTTTTATATCCATCGACTTATTACTTTAAAGAAGGAGATAGTGAAGAAAAAGTAATTTCAACTATGCTTTCTCAATTTGATAAAGAATACACAGATAAACTTGTAAAAAGACAAAAAGAATTAAATATGACATTAGAAGAAGTTGTAAATATAGCATCTATTATTGAAAAAGAAGCTGTATTAGATGAAGATAGGCCAATAATTGCAAGTGTATTTTATAATAGATTAGATATAGACATGCCTCTTCAATCAGATGCAACAATACAATACGTCTTTGATGAGAGAAAAAAAATTGTAACTTATGCAGATTTAAAAATTGATTCTCCATATAACACATATATAAATAAAGGATTGCCACCTACACCAATTGCAAGTCCGGGAATTAAGTCTATAAAAGCGGCTTTATATCCTGAAAAAACAGATTATTTATACTTTGTAGCAACAATAGATGGTGGAAATAATTATAGTGTAACTTATGAAGAACATTTAAAGTATGTTCAAGAATATAAGGATGCAAGAGATAAATTACAAAAAGAAAATAATACAAGTACAAATAAAAACTAA
- a CDS encoding pyrimidine-nucleoside phosphorylase → MRIYDIIRKKRDNHELTKAEIDFFVEKYSKGEIPDYQASALLMAIYLNKMNKEETVYLTDAMMKSGDVIDLSEIEGIKVDKHSTGGVGDKTTIALAPLVAACGAPVAKMSGRGLGHTGGTLDKLESIPGFSIEMEAKKFIDSVNKHKIAVCGQTATIAVADKKMYALRDVTATVDNISLIAASIMCKKLASGANAILLDVKTGDGAFMKTLDDSFELAKAMVDIGNGMGRETIGMITDMDEPLGFAIGNSLEVIEAIETLKGNGPKDFVNLCETLGAYMLVLAKTVKTFEEGVEKIKEAIASGSALEKLKVFIENQGGDSRVVDDYTLFPKASIVVPVKSPRSGYISKIEAEEVGVSAMILGAGRETKEDVLDLAAGIVLEKKVGEYVNEGEVLATMYLNKEDKLESAIERFVNAYTIVDKKVEPKKLVYGVVTKDGIKKF, encoded by the coding sequence ATGAGAATTTACGATATAATAAGAAAAAAAAGAGATAATCATGAGCTTACTAAAGCTGAAATAGATTTTTTTGTTGAAAAATATTCAAAGGGTGAAATACCTGATTATCAAGCTTCAGCCTTACTAATGGCTATATATTTAAATAAAATGAATAAAGAAGAAACTGTATATCTTACAGATGCTATGATGAAGTCAGGAGATGTAATAGATTTATCTGAAATAGAAGGAATTAAAGTTGATAAGCACAGTACTGGAGGAGTTGGAGATAAAACTACAATAGCTTTAGCTCCATTAGTAGCAGCTTGTGGAGCTCCAGTAGCTAAAATGTCAGGAAGAGGTTTAGGACATACTGGAGGTACTCTAGATAAGTTAGAATCTATTCCAGGATTTTCAATAGAAATGGAAGCTAAAAAATTTATAGATTCAGTTAATAAACATAAAATAGCTGTATGTGGTCAAACTGCTACAATAGCCGTAGCTGATAAAAAAATGTATGCTCTTAGAGATGTTACAGCTACGGTAGATAATATATCCTTAATAGCTGCAAGTATAATGTGTAAAAAGTTAGCATCAGGTGCTAATGCCATATTATTAGATGTTAAAACTGGTGATGGAGCGTTCATGAAAACTTTAGATGACTCATTTGAATTAGCTAAAGCTATGGTTGATATAGGTAATGGAATGGGTAGAGAGACTATAGGTATGATTACTGATATGGATGAACCATTAGGATTTGCAATAGGGAACTCTTTAGAAGTTATAGAAGCAATAGAAACATTAAAAGGAAATGGACCGAAAGATTTTGTTAATTTATGTGAAACGTTAGGTGCATATATGCTAGTTTTAGCTAAAACTGTAAAAACTTTCGAAGAAGGAGTAGAAAAAATTAAAGAGGCTATAGCTTCTGGATCAGCTTTAGAAAAGTTAAAGGTATTCATAGAAAATCAAGGTGGAGATAGTAGAGTTGTAGACGATTATACGTTATTCCCTAAGGCAAGTATAGTAGTACCAGTAAAATCACCTAGAAGTGGTTACATAAGCAAAATAGAAGCTGAAGAAGTTGGTGTATCAGCAATGATACTAGGTGCAGGAAGAGAAACTAAAGAAGATGTACTAGACTTAGCAGCTGGTATTGTTCTTGAAAAGAAGGTTGGCGAATACGTAAATGAAGGTGAAGTTCTAGCAACAATGTATCTTAATAAAGAAGACAAGTTAGAATCTGCTATAGAAAGATTTGTAAATGCATATACGATAGTAGATAAAAAAGTTGAGCCTAAAAAATTAGTTTATGGTGTTGTAACAAAAGATGGAATAAAAAAATTCTAG
- a CDS encoding purine-nucleoside phosphorylase — protein MKNMFDKVQESANFIKSKCDINPQIGLILGSGLGILADEIENPVRINYNEIPNFPVSTVEGHAGCLVLGTLEGKKVVAMQGRFHYYEGYSQREITFPVRVMKALGVETLVVTNAAGGANKSFNPGDLMVIKDHINLSGSNPLIGSNDERFGPRFPDMSTAYQPKNVELVKECAKELNMKVQEGVYAFFSGPTYETPAEVKMAQILGADAVGMSTAPEVIVASHSGMEVVGISCITNMAAGILDQPLDHEEVIETTQKVKAEFLSLVKKVVNKI, from the coding sequence ATGAAAAACATGTTTGATAAAGTTCAAGAAAGTGCTAATTTTATAAAATCAAAATGTGATATAAATCCACAAATAGGATTAATATTAGGATCAGGATTAGGTATATTAGCAGATGAAATAGAAAATCCGGTAAGAATAAACTATAATGAAATACCTAATTTCCCTGTTTCTACAGTAGAAGGACATGCTGGATGTTTAGTGCTAGGTACTTTAGAAGGTAAAAAAGTAGTTGCTATGCAAGGAAGATTCCATTACTATGAAGGATACTCTCAAAGAGAAATAACATTCCCTGTAAGAGTTATGAAAGCTTTAGGTGTTGAAACTTTAGTAGTTACTAATGCAGCAGGAGGAGCGAATAAAAGCTTCAATCCTGGTGATTTAATGGTAATAAAAGATCATATAAATCTAAGTGGAAGCAATCCTTTAATAGGATCTAATGATGAAAGATTTGGACCAAGATTCCCAGATATGTCAACTGCATATCAGCCTAAAAATGTAGAGTTAGTAAAAGAATGTGCAAAAGAATTAAATATGAAAGTGCAAGAGGGTGTTTATGCATTCTTTAGTGGACCAACATATGAAACACCAGCAGAAGTAAAGATGGCACAAATACTAGGTGCAGATGCAGTAGGTATGTCAACAGCACCTGAGGTTATAGTTGCATCTCACTCAGGAATGGAAGTTGTAGGGATATCTTGTATAACAAATATGGCAGCAGGTATACTTGATCAACCTCTTGACCATGAAGAAGTTATAGAAACTACTCAAAAAGTAAAAGCAGAATTTTTAAGTTTAGTTAAAAAGGTTGTCAATAAAATATAA
- a CDS encoding phosphopentomutase, with the protein MNRIIWMVIDSVGIGALPDSEKFGDSGVNTLGNIVKEYKDIKIPNLRKLGIGNIEGADFIESEEKPIGAYGKCAELSQGKDTTTGHWEMTGVLVETPFKTFENGFPKEIIDEFEARTGRKVVGNKPASGTAILDEYGEHQIETGDVIVYTSADSVFQIAANEEVIPLEELYKMCEIAREIMMGDNAVARIIARPFVGKKIGEFTRTSNRRDYSLNPFEPTVLDNIKESNLDVIAVGKIEDIFNGQGITEAIHTKDNMHGVDETINYIKKDNNGLIFTNLVDFDSKFGHRRNVEGYKEALEEFDARIPEIIESMKDEDILIINSDHGNDPTYKGTDHTREYIPVLIYGKNIKENVNLGIRDSFADIGATVADILNVKMPKNGKSFKGEVMK; encoded by the coding sequence ATGAACAGAATAATATGGATGGTAATAGATAGTGTTGGTATAGGTGCGCTTCCTGATTCTGAAAAATTTGGAGATAGTGGAGTAAACACATTAGGAAACATTGTCAAAGAATATAAAGATATAAAAATACCTAATTTAAGAAAATTAGGTATAGGAAATATAGAAGGAGCAGACTTTATAGAATCCGAAGAAAAACCAATAGGTGCATATGGAAAATGTGCAGAATTATCACAAGGAAAAGATACAACAACAGGACACTGGGAGATGACAGGTGTACTAGTTGAAACTCCGTTTAAAACCTTTGAAAATGGATTTCCAAAAGAAATAATTGATGAATTTGAAGCTAGAACTGGAAGAAAAGTAGTTGGTAACAAACCTGCTTCTGGAACTGCAATTTTAGATGAATATGGTGAACACCAAATAGAAACTGGAGATGTTATAGTTTATACATCTGCAGATAGTGTATTCCAAATAGCTGCAAATGAAGAGGTAATACCATTAGAAGAATTGTACAAAATGTGTGAAATAGCTAGAGAAATAATGATGGGTGACAATGCAGTAGCCAGAATAATAGCTAGACCTTTTGTAGGTAAAAAGATAGGAGAGTTTACTAGAACTTCTAACAGAAGAGATTATTCATTAAATCCATTTGAGCCTACGGTTCTTGATAATATAAAAGAGTCAAATCTTGATGTTATAGCTGTAGGTAAAATAGAAGATATATTTAATGGACAAGGTATAACAGAAGCTATACATACAAAAGATAATATGCATGGTGTAGATGAAACAATAAATTATATAAAAAAAGACAATAATGGGTTAATCTTTACGAATCTAGTTGACTTTGATTCAAAGTTTGGTCATAGAAGAAATGTTGAAGGATACAAAGAAGCATTAGAAGAATTTGATGCAAGAATTCCTGAAATAATAGAATCTATGAAAGATGAAGATATACTTATAATAAATTCAGATCACGGTAATGATCCAACTTATAAGGGTACAGATCATACAAGAGAATATATACCTGTTCTTATATATGGTAAAAATATAAAAGAAAATGTTAACTTAGGCATAAGAGATAGCTTTGCCGATATAGGAGCAACAGTTGCAGATATACTAAATGTTAAGATGCCTAAAAATGGAAAAAGTTTCAAAGGAGAAGTAATGAAGTAA
- a CDS encoding tyrosine-type recombinase/integrase, whose translation MEVIQEYINYIKNKKKLSDNTVSSYFIDIKKYIEYLYNKNIKLEDVRENDIIAYLIELERSNISAATVSRMISSIKSFHDYLFFSGKCEKDPSRSIKKPKVKQQDIDVLTEDEINALLNFPNLDTPRQIRDKAIFEILYGTGIKVSELIEMNITDFDLDIEYIYCNSGKHQRVIPISDITKFYLEKYLKEGRPKIANEKEESLFVNSLGSRFTRQGLWKVIKKYAVDANINKNINPSMLRHSFAIHLLNNGANVAVVSKILGNSNLSSLQSYVNHINKNIRKEMKEKHPRTK comes from the coding sequence ATGGAAGTAATACAGGAATACATTAATTATATAAAAAACAAAAAGAAATTGTCTGATAATACAGTATCGTCATACTTTATAGATATAAAAAAATATATAGAGTACTTATATAATAAAAATATAAAACTAGAAGATGTAAGGGAAAATGATATTATTGCATATTTAATAGAACTAGAAAGATCTAATATTTCGGCAGCTACTGTTTCCAGAATGATATCTTCTATAAAATCTTTCCATGATTATTTATTTTTTTCTGGTAAATGCGAAAAGGATCCTTCAAGAAGTATAAAAAAACCTAAAGTAAAACAACAAGATATTGATGTTTTGACTGAAGATGAAATAAATGCTTTATTAAATTTTCCTAATTTAGATACTCCTAGACAAATTAGGGACAAGGCTATATTTGAAATATTGTATGGAACTGGAATAAAAGTTTCTGAGTTAATTGAAATGAACATTACAGATTTTGATTTAGACATTGAATATATATATTGTAATTCAGGGAAACATCAAAGAGTAATACCAATTTCAGATATAACAAAATTTTATTTAGAAAAATATTTAAAAGAAGGAAGACCTAAGATTGCTAATGAAAAAGAAGAATCGCTATTTGTAAACTCATTAGGTAGTAGGTTTACAAGACAAGGTCTATGGAAAGTTATAAAAAAATATGCTGTAGATGCTAATATAAATAAAAATATTAACCCTAGTATGCTTAGGCATTCATTTGCAATACATTTATTAAATAATGGTGCAAATGTAGCTGTAGTAAGTAAGATATTAGGTAATTCCAATTTGTCAAGTTTACAAAGCTATGTAAATCATATAAATAAAAATATTAGAAAAGAAATGAAAGAAAAGCATCCTAGAACAAAGTGA
- a CDS encoding NUDIX hydrolase, whose translation MIEEKTISSDRVYTGKTISLRVDTVEVPNRGYQKREIVEHNGAVGIIAITPENKVILVKQFRKAIEKELWEIPAGKIEIGENPKDCAIRELKEETGYSAEKIKLIHKFYTSAGFSNQKIYIFLAENLIPGEQNFDEDEIIEVKEFEMDEVYKMIQKNEIEDAKTSIGLLLIKELI comes from the coding sequence ATGATAGAAGAAAAAACTATTAGTAGTGATAGAGTATATACTGGGAAAACAATAAGTTTAAGAGTGGATACTGTAGAAGTTCCTAATAGAGGATATCAAAAAAGAGAAATAGTAGAACATAATGGTGCAGTTGGAATTATAGCTATTACACCTGAAAATAAAGTTATACTAGTAAAACAATTTAGAAAAGCAATAGAAAAAGAGTTGTGGGAAATACCTGCAGGTAAAATAGAGATAGGTGAAAATCCAAAGGATTGTGCAATAAGAGAATTAAAGGAAGAAACTGGATACAGTGCTGAAAAAATAAAACTAATACATAAATTTTATACATCAGCTGGTTTTTCAAACCAAAAAATATATATCTTCTTAGCGGAAAATCTTATTCCAGGAGAACAAAACTTTGATGAAGATGAAATTATAGAAGTTAAAGAGTTTGAAATGGACGAAGTTTATAAAATGATACAAAAAAATGAAATTGAAGACGCAAAAACTTCGATAGGATTATTATTAATAAAAGAATTAATATAA
- a CDS encoding DUF3866 family protein has product MISKKLGIVEEIIDKSENLDDIRVNVNGEIQKAYNYPKMTGAVNVGDEVVLNTTAVELSLGTGGYHFVISNLNNIESSFTPGGHIMKLRYTPFQIKVDSVEEQESSYHSVIDNFESLYDMPVVVGTLHSMLTPFVASYKRNYPNKKLVYIMTDGAALPIYLSKNVETLKNKNLIDYTITIGNAFGGDFECVNIYTALITAKEVLKADAVFVSMGPGIAGTGTKYGFTGIEQGPILDAVKKLGGTPIAIPRISFSDKRDRHRGISHHSITVFNDIVNVSVNIPITVYDEDCMAVIKNQIENNNLNHKHNVVYINNGKTKEDLDYFNLRVKSMGRSYEQDKEFFQAASTAAYYLMEVCNDRRKNY; this is encoded by the coding sequence ATGATAAGTAAAAAGCTTGGAATAGTAGAAGAGATAATTGATAAAAGTGAAAATTTAGATGATATAAGAGTTAATGTAAATGGAGAAATTCAAAAAGCATATAATTATCCTAAAATGACAGGTGCAGTTAATGTTGGAGATGAAGTTGTATTAAATACAACTGCTGTAGAATTAAGTTTGGGAACAGGTGGTTACCACTTTGTTATATCAAATTTAAATAATATAGAATCTAGTTTTACACCTGGTGGCCATATAATGAAGTTAAGGTATACGCCTTTTCAAATTAAGGTGGATTCTGTAGAGGAACAAGAAAGCAGCTACCATAGTGTAATAGATAACTTTGAAAGTTTATATGATATGCCAGTTGTAGTAGGAACTTTACATAGTATGCTAACACCATTTGTTGCTTCTTATAAGAGAAATTATCCTAATAAAAAATTAGTATATATAATGACTGATGGAGCAGCACTTCCTATATACTTAAGCAAAAACGTAGAAACTTTAAAAAATAAAAATTTAATAGATTATACAATAACGATTGGTAATGCTTTTGGTGGAGATTTTGAGTGTGTAAACATATACACCGCGTTAATAACAGCAAAAGAAGTATTAAAAGCAGATGCTGTATTTGTAAGTATGGGACCAGGGATTGCAGGAACTGGAACAAAATATGGATTTACAGGTATAGAACAAGGCCCTATTTTAGATGCTGTTAAAAAATTAGGAGGAACTCCTATAGCTATCCCTAGAATAAGTTTTTCAGATAAAAGAGATCGACATAGAGGAATATCACATCACAGTATTACAGTATTTAATGACATTGTTAATGTTAGCGTAAATATACCGATAACTGTGTATGATGAAGATTGTATGGCAGTAATCAAAAATCAAATAGAAAATAACAATTTAAATCACAAACACAACGTAGTATATATCAACAATGGTAAAACTAAAGAAGACTTAGATTATTTTAATTTAAGGGTAAAAAGTATGGGGAGAAGTTATGAACAAGATAAAGAGTTCTTCCAGGCAGCAAGTACAGCTGCGTACTACTTAATGGAGGTTTGCAATGATAGAAGAAAAAACTATTAG
- a CDS encoding glycosyl transferase: MNKYIFYTILFLIGFVGTYISIPLFKNLLINSNVVRPNYKNDMIPVSMGIVFLPMIIINSIILVYFTTEYKNLMFIFIFIFGIMSMFLAGILDDIIGNRDVSGLKGHFKSLFKGNLTTGGFKAVFGGFVGILVSVVISKSISDIIINTLIIALSTNLMNLLDLRPGRAIKVYLAIIISIFTTLTGYIKVLPLLILPNVLAYFKYDLKAKAMMGDTGSNVLGISIGILMVLGYSFNIRLTWLVFLVLIHLLTEKYSLTKIIENNKVLNFIDKLGR; the protein is encoded by the coding sequence TTGAATAAGTACATATTTTACACTATTTTATTTTTAATAGGTTTTGTGGGTACGTATATATCAATACCTTTATTTAAGAATTTACTTATAAACAGTAATGTTGTTAGACCTAATTACAAAAATGATATGATACCAGTAAGTATGGGGATTGTATTTTTACCCATGATTATAATAAATAGTATTATACTTGTGTATTTTACTACAGAATATAAAAATTTAATGTTTATATTTATTTTTATATTCGGAATTATGTCCATGTTTCTAGCAGGAATATTAGATGACATAATAGGAAATAGAGATGTGAGTGGTCTTAAAGGGCACTTTAAAAGTCTTTTTAAAGGAAACTTAACTACAGGTGGATTCAAAGCTGTTTTTGGAGGTTTTGTAGGAATTTTAGTTTCAGTTGTTATATCTAAGAGTATTTCAGATATAATTATAAATACATTAATAATTGCTTTATCAACAAATTTAATGAATTTATTAGACTTAAGGCCAGGTAGAGCAATAAAAGTTTATTTAGCAATAATAATAAGTATATTTACAACATTAACAGGGTATATAAAAGTATTACCACTGCTTATATTACCTAATGTTTTAGCTTATTTTAAGTATGACTTAAAAGCAAAGGCTATGATGGGAGATACAGGATCAAATGTACTTGGAATATCTATTGGTATACTTATGGTACTTGGATATTCATTTAATATTAGATTAACTTGGCTTGTATTCTTAGTACTAATACATTTATTAACTGAAAAATATTCATTAACTAAAATAATAGAAAATAACAAAGTGCTAAACTTTATAGATAAATTAGGAAGGTAA
- a CDS encoding glycosyltransferase family 2 protein → MNPYISIIIPAYNEEIRIKDTLESIKGINEINEIIVVDDGSTDKTTKIASEVNSEKIIVLKLDKNRGKGYALNYGLKIAMKNADIIGFLDADLGSSAKEVKKLIDPMISGDADVVIAKFPPAKKKGGLGFVKGLAKNSVLEMTGVELDATLSGQRLFKKEVLEKFDEIPFGYGVEVGMTIDILKHGFKIREVLVNMTHNETGRDLKGFIHRGKQYYHIKKVLKQKKKEWR, encoded by the coding sequence ATGAATCCTTATATAAGCATAATAATACCAGCTTACAATGAAGAAATAAGAATAAAGGATACATTAGAAAGTATAAAAGGTATAAATGAAATTAATGAAATAATAGTTGTGGATGATGGGTCTACCGATAAAACTACAAAAATAGCTTCAGAAGTTAATAGTGAAAAAATTATAGTTTTAAAGTTAGATAAAAATAGAGGTAAAGGATATGCATTAAATTATGGATTAAAAATAGCAATGAAAAATGCAGATATTATTGGTTTTTTAGATGCAGATTTAGGTAGTTCTGCTAAAGAGGTTAAAAAACTTATAGATCCAATGATTAGTGGTGATGCAGACGTAGTTATAGCTAAATTTCCTCCAGCAAAGAAAAAAGGTGGCTTAGGATTTGTAAAAGGTTTAGCTAAAAATTCAGTACTAGAAATGACTGGGGTAGAATTAGATGCAACATTATCTGGTCAAAGATTATTTAAAAAGGAAGTTTTAGAAAAGTTTGATGAAATACCATTTGGATATGGTGTTGAAGTAGGAATGACTATAGATATATTAAAGCATGGATTTAAAATAAGAGAAGTATTAGTTAATATGACTCATAATGAAACTGGAAGAGACTTAAAAGGTTTTATACACAGAGGAAAGCAATACTACCACATAAAGAAAGTTTTAAAGCAAAAAAAGAAAGAATGGAGGTAG